The nucleotide sequence CAGGTTGTCACTGTCTCAACAGGGAGACGGTAAGATGGGTATCCTTCCTTGGCTGCTTTCCCGATACTGATCAGCATGATCGGTTGATAGCGATCCTTGTCCAAATCAAGCGCTTCTGCTATTTGATCTTTTTCATAGCCGCCGATTGGGTTCGTGTCATAGCCGAATGAACGGGCAACCAGCATCAATTGCATGGATACGAGCCCGGCATCGATAAAATTGACATCCCGCAGGTCAGAGGCTGGTATATTGGCGTAGTAAGGCTTTACGGCTTTCAACTGCATTTCCTTCACTTCCTGCGGCATGTATCCGAGCTCGACAGCTTTTCCAAATATCTCATCCATATATTCTGCATTTTTCATGTCGACGAATACGGCAATAACGGCGGAAGAGGTGAGTACCTGCGTTTTGTTGAAGCGTGCCAGCTCTGCAAGTTTTTCTTTCCCTTCTTGACTTTCGATAACCACAAAGCGCCAAGGCTGCATGTTGACTGAAGATGGAGCGCGTGTAGCTCCCGCTAGAATCTCAATCATTTCCTCGCGGCTGATTTTTATTTCAGGATCATAAAGTTTGACAGAACGACGACCAAACGTGATTTCACGAAAATCATTTGTTCTTTGTACTGTGTTTATCATGTAAAAACAAACTCCTTTCTTGAACAATCAAATGTTGTTTTGCATCCGTTTGAGAAAATCAGTTAAGACCTGCGTTTCATCCTTGCTAAAGCCTTCCAGAATCTGCTGGATAAAATTTCGTTTCTCGCTTTTGTACCCTTCAATCCGATGATGTCCTTCTTCAGATAGACGAACGAAGGTTTCGCGGTTATCATTTGGATTTTTGTGTCGGGTCACCATACCATCCGCTTCAAGTTGCTTCAGGTGGCGTGTAATGGCAGCACTGTCGATATTGATGTGCTTTTGTAGCTGGGACTGATTGATTTCGTTGCATTCGCAAAGGATTTGCAAGATCGCAAGGCGAGTAGAGCTGATTCCGGTACAGCGTTCGAACTTGGGACTTATTTTATTGGTTAATCCGATGAGCAGATTCAGTATGTGCTCCTCTTCAAATTCCTTGCGTGTCATGAAAAATGCCTCCCGGGGGCAAGATGAGTAGGAACTCAGTCATATATCCACAAGCAATGACAACATCCAGTCAGTTGAGCATGATGACTTGATATTAATTGACGTATCAATAATTGATACGTCAATTAATATAACACCTTATTTCAACGTTTGCAACATATGATCCCTGCAAAAGTCGCTGGGCTAACGGATGTGATAGCAATTTCATCATGTTCTCTCTCAAAAAAGACGGGACGGATTGGTCTTGGGGAGTAAATGAAGTGGGCAAATTGGTGATGGAACACAAATGAGGTATGGCAAAAGACCCGAGACAAGTGAATGAATCAAAATAAAGGGAAATGATCTGTAGAATTATACCTAAGGAGAGATGTAGAGCTTGGGGCTAATACTTACGTAATTTTGTCTGATCTCTGAGCTGGATACTAGGAAAGAACTGGTTATTCATGCCATAAAAAAGAAGGATAAAAATCACAACGATTTTCATCCTTCTTTTTGCTATTTTAATGATTTTTAACGACTTCCTGCCCCCGCACATTCCATGTAAGGGCAAAAACAAGAGCAGCCAATGCGCACGAAGCTGTCAGCAACATAAATCCTGCATCCCAGCCGGAGGCATCAACGATAACCCCCATCAATGCATTCGCTGTGACGGTACCGCCCAGGTAACCAAACAGACCCGTCAGCCCTGCAGCGGTTCCAGCAGCCTTTTTTGGTACAAAATCAAGGGCTTGCAAACCAATCAGCATGACTGGACCGTAAATCAGGAAACCGATAGCGATCAGGCAAATCATATCGACTACGGAATTTCCAGGTGGGTTGAACCAGTAGACCAGAACAGCAATCAATACGCCGAGCATAAAGACAAACCCTGCGGGTCCACGGCGGCCCTTGAACAATTTATCGGACAGCCAGCCGCACAGGAGCGTTCCCGGGATACCTGCCCATTCGTACAAGAAGTAGGCAACGCTCGACTTGCTCATATCAAAGCCTTTTTCCTCACTCAAATAGGTCGGAGCCCAGTCCAAAACGCCGTAACGGACGAAGTAGACGAAGATGTTTGCAATTGCGATTGCCCAAACCCATTTGTTGTTCAATACATATTTGAAAAGGATTTCTTTTGTGGAGAACTCTGTTTCAAACGTTTTCTTCGCCTTGTTTGGATAGTCATTGCGATATTCTTCGATAGGCGGCAGGCCGACTGACTGCGGAGTATCGCGAATTAAGAAATACGTAATGAATGCAAAGACAATGGCAACCAGAGCAGGCAGGATAAACACGCCTTCATACCCGGAAGCGGTATTACCCGAAAGCCCGGTGAACATCGCTGCACCTGCCACAGCGAGGGGGGCCATCAATCCTCCACCAACGTTATGGGCTACATTCCAAATGGCTGTTTTGTTTCCTCTTTCACTTACACTAAACCAGTGTACAAGGACACGCCCGGATGGAGGCCAGCCCATTCCCTGAAACCAACCGTTCAGGAACAGCATCACAAACATGATCGTGACGGATGAGGTGAAGTAAGGAACAACGCCCATCAATAAACTAATAAGTGCAGAAAGAATCAAACCGGCAGGCAAGAACATTCGCGGGTTGCTTCGGTCTGAAAAAATGGCCATTACAAACTTGCTGATCCCGTAGGAAATCGAAATGGCGGATAATGCAAAACCGAGCTCTGATTTTGTATATCCTTCTTCAATCAAATAAGGCATGGCGAGCGAAAAGTTTTTGCGGATGAGATAGTACGCCGCATAACCGATGAAGATTCCGAGAAACACCTGAAGCCTGAGCTTTTTATACTCAGAATCAATTTGTTCGTCAGGCAATCTGTCAATAGGCGATGCAGGCTTAAACAGTTTGAGCATCTTAATCCTCCCCCTAAGTTATTTCTAACTAGGATGGCGATATACGTAAAAAAACCCATACCTTAATGGCGCTTTCAAAAATGAAAGTGCCAAAAAGTATGAGTCTCCGAATCTCCATCATAGTTAACTTGTCGTAAATGTATTCTATTATTCTGTGAAAACGTTGTCAATGCCGAGCCACTGGATCACGCTTGAAAATTCTGGAGCGTAAGAAAATTTTCCGCAAAAACGCGGTCGCACCTCTGCGAAAAGCCTCGATAGAGGTTTTTTTATGTGTATATAAATCAAAAAAATACATCTTTTACAAATATAAGGATATCTTTATATTAGCTCATCTGTATGAGGGGGGTTAAGCAAAGATGTAAAGGACACTCTTTTTTATTGCAAGTAAAAATGAAGGAGGATTTGTTTGATGTATTTGATAAGAAAAACAGGATTTTTGGTAGTACTGTCGCTTATCTTAATCTTTTCTATATTCCCGCAGTCTTCTCACGCCATGACACCGTGGACTCCTAACACCGCATACAACTTAGGCGACATAGTTACGTATCAAGGGCAAGATTACAAATGTACATTTGCTCATACATCGCTTGTCGGATGGGAACCGCCTAACGTACCGACACTGTGGCAACTGCAAGGTCCGTCTGCTCCCGATACCATTCCACCTACGTCCCCCACAAATCTTAGTGAAGTAGGGATATCAAGTAGTTCGGTCAGCTTATCTTGGACAGCTTCTACGGATAACATAGCTGTTCAGGAGTATCTCGTCTACAACGGAGATACACTCGCTGGTATAGCGAATACAACATCCTATACCGTGACAGGGCTTCTAGCAAATACGACCTATTCATTCAAGATACAGGCAAAAGATGCCGCAGGTAATGTATCCCCACCCAGCGCTTCGCTAACGGTAACCACTTTATCCAAATCCCCAACTGAACCGGTGTCCAAACGAGTTTTGATCGGCTACTGGCATAATTTTGACAATGGTTCTACGGTACTCAAGCTAAGAGATGTCTCAGATAAATACGATGTAATCAATGTTGCATTCGCAGAACCAGTCGGTGGCGATCATGCGACAATGGGATTCGTGCCGTTCAATGCATCCATTGAGGAATTTAAGTCGGATATCGCCTTTTTGAAATCAAAGGGGAAGAAGGTCCTTATCTCGATTGGCGGAGCGAATGGGACAGTCGAGCTAACGACGGAAGCTGCCAAACAAAATTTTATTACCTCGATGACCTCGATCATTCAAACGTATGGTTTTGATGGTATGGATATTGATCTGGAAGGAAGCTCCCTGTCGCTCAATGCGGGGGACACTGATTTTAGAAATCCGACAACACCAAAAATTATAAACTTAATCTCAGCGACTCAGACGATCACGAATACATTTGGCCCATCTTTCATTTTGACAATGGCACCAGAAACGGCTTATGTCCAAGGAGGTTACGCTTCCTATGGTGGGCCGTGGGGCGCTTATCTACCTGTGATTCATGCTCTTCGCGATCGAATGAATTATATCCACGTGCAACACTATAATTCTGGTGCGCTAGAAGCATTAGATGGTCGTACGTATCAGCAAGGAACGGCTGATTTCCAAGTAGCGATGGCAGAAATGCTATTGAAAGGATTCCCTATCGGTCGTAACCCTAACAACATGTTTCCAGCTTTGAGAGAGAACCAAGTCGCTATCGGGCTACCTTCTGCTCCAAGTGCTGCCGGGGGAGGCTATACGTCTCCAGCCGATATCCAAAAAGCCCTTCAATACTTGGTAAAAGGCACGTCATTTGGAGGAGCTTACAAGCTCCAAAATCCAGCAGGTTATCCGCAGTTCCATGGAGTTATGACCTGGTCTATCAACTGGGATGCTAAAAATAACTATTCGTTTGCCAATCATGTTCGCACTTCGCTTGATGCACTGAAACAGTAAGGACGAAATCTTGTGAAAAAACCCACCCGCTCTCATGGGTGGGTGTCATTGTTATTCATACAAAAGTCTGATGTAGCGGTTGGGATGACCCAACCTGGAGGAATCGGAGTCGGTTGATTTATTTTGAAGTAACGTTTCCTGAGAAGATGTTGTGAGTTCAGCAGTCTGGTCCATTTAGCGGTTTTGGTTCTTTACTCCCCACTCACATAACTCTTCCAAAACAGGTAATAGTGTTTCCGCTTTATGTGTGAGACTGTACTCGACTTTAGGAGGAACTTGAGGGTATTCTTTCCGCGTCACCATACCATCTGCTTCCAATTCTTTCAGTTGGGAACTCAATGTTTTATAAGTAATAGCTCCAATCTGTCTTTTCAGATCATTAAAGCGAACCGGCTGGTTTTCTGCCAGGAGGTAAAGAATAACCATTTTCCATTTGCCACCTATGACGGACAATGTATAACCAAAAGGTGTATCTTGAATATTCTTAACTTTTCCCTTATATTCAGCCATGCTCATTTTTTACACTATCCTTTCTGGTAGTAGCTATCAATAAAGTGCGTACTGTTTTTTTATTGGATCTCATTTTATTCTAACCTTACTTTGAGAAAAGGAGAGAATAAAATGAATCATGGTAAAACCTACAATCACGGTGTTGCTTGGGAAGAAGGTTTCGGCGTCACACAAGGTTATAGCGTCAATGGTACCATCTACATTTCGGGGCAATTTTCCCACGATATGCAGGGTGTGTTCGTTGGCGAGGGCGATATCGAGACACAGACCCGGCAGACGCTGGAGAATCTCGATCGCGTGCTGGCCGGATTTGGTGTCACAAGGTCGAACATCGCTGAGATGGAGGTCTTTCTGACAAATCCGCAAGAGCATTTCGAGCAGTGCGTCAGTATGTACAAAGAGTATGTCGGTGACCATCGTCCGGCTGCTACCCTCATCGGCGTGTCGGGTCTTGCGTTTCCTCACCAACTGATTGAAATCCGCGCTGTCGCACACACCAACTAACTCGGCTGCCGCTCTACAGCATGCGGTGTTATGGCATGAACTCTTGACACATCGACAATTCTCGATATAATAATGCGTATGGATCCAATTGAAATTTTTAAAGCGCTGTCCAACGAGTCTAGACTCCAAATTCTGCATTGGTTAAAAGAGCCTGAAAAACATTTTACACCCCATGAAGGAGTTGATATGAGAAAGATCGGGGTATGCGTCA is from Brevibacillus brevis and encodes:
- a CDS encoding nitroreductase family protein yields the protein MINTVQRTNDFREITFGRRSVKLYDPEIKISREEMIEILAGATRAPSSVNMQPWRFVVIESQEGKEKLAELARFNKTQVLTSSAVIAVFVDMKNAEYMDEIFGKAVELGYMPQEVKEMQLKAVKPYYANIPASDLRDVNFIDAGLVSMQLMLVARSFGYDTNPIGGYEKDQIAEALDLDKDRYQPIMLISIGKAAKEGYPSYRLPVETVTTWK
- a CDS encoding MarR family winged helix-turn-helix transcriptional regulator, yielding MTRKEFEEEHILNLLIGLTNKISPKFERCTGISSTRLAILQILCECNEINQSQLQKHINIDSAAITRHLKQLEADGMVTRHKNPNDNRETFVRLSEEGHHRIEGYKSEKRNFIQQILEGFSKDETQVLTDFLKRMQNNI
- the glpT gene encoding glycerol-3-phosphate transporter, with protein sequence MLKLFKPASPIDRLPDEQIDSEYKKLRLQVFLGIFIGYAAYYLIRKNFSLAMPYLIEEGYTKSELGFALSAISISYGISKFVMAIFSDRSNPRMFLPAGLILSALISLLMGVVPYFTSSVTIMFVMLFLNGWFQGMGWPPSGRVLVHWFSVSERGNKTAIWNVAHNVGGGLMAPLAVAGAAMFTGLSGNTASGYEGVFILPALVAIVFAFITYFLIRDTPQSVGLPPIEEYRNDYPNKAKKTFETEFSTKEILFKYVLNNKWVWAIAIANIFVYFVRYGVLDWAPTYLSEEKGFDMSKSSVAYFLYEWAGIPGTLLCGWLSDKLFKGRRGPAGFVFMLGVLIAVLVYWFNPPGNSVVDMICLIAIGFLIYGPVMLIGLQALDFVPKKAAGTAAGLTGLFGYLGGTVTANALMGVIVDASGWDAGFMLLTASCALAALVFALTWNVRGQEVVKNH
- a CDS encoding chitinase, whose product is MYLIRKTGFLVVLSLILIFSIFPQSSHAMTPWTPNTAYNLGDIVTYQGQDYKCTFAHTSLVGWEPPNVPTLWQLQGPSAPDTIPPTSPTNLSEVGISSSSVSLSWTASTDNIAVQEYLVYNGDTLAGIANTTSYTVTGLLANTTYSFKIQAKDAAGNVSPPSASLTVTTLSKSPTEPVSKRVLIGYWHNFDNGSTVLKLRDVSDKYDVINVAFAEPVGGDHATMGFVPFNASIEEFKSDIAFLKSKGKKVLISIGGANGTVELTTEAAKQNFITSMTSIIQTYGFDGMDIDLEGSSLSLNAGDTDFRNPTTPKIINLISATQTITNTFGPSFILTMAPETAYVQGGYASYGGPWGAYLPVIHALRDRMNYIHVQHYNSGALEALDGRTYQQGTADFQVAMAEMLLKGFPIGRNPNNMFPALRENQVAIGLPSAPSAAGGGYTSPADIQKALQYLVKGTSFGGAYKLQNPAGYPQFHGVMTWSINWDAKNNYSFANHVRTSLDALKQ
- a CDS encoding winged helix-turn-helix transcriptional regulator, giving the protein MSMAEYKGKVKNIQDTPFGYTLSVIGGKWKMVILYLLAENQPVRFNDLKRQIGAITYKTLSSQLKELEADGMVTRKEYPQVPPKVEYSLTHKAETLLPVLEELCEWGVKNQNR
- a CDS encoding RidA family protein → MNHGKTYNHGVAWEEGFGVTQGYSVNGTIYISGQFSHDMQGVFVGEGDIETQTRQTLENLDRVLAGFGVTRSNIAEMEVFLTNPQEHFEQCVSMYKEYVGDHRPAATLIGVSGLAFPHQLIEIRAVAHTN